The DNA window CCCCCCCAAGAAAAACTAGAAAAGCAAAGACGAATGCACTATAGATGGCGATCAGCACAAAATGCCCCATGAAGCCTCCTTATCAAAACGATGTATTCTACCTTGAAATATTATTCCTGACCATCACTAAAGAGCACAATAGTTAGCCGCTAGTCAGACTTTCTATTTGAATTGGTTGTTCTCCTTTCACTTCATCCCTTGTTCCTAGTCTCCAATGAATCGAGTTTCGAAACCGCACATTTTTGTTTTGTTGCGTAAGCTAGATAAATGATTAAGGTCTTCGACGGTCATAACGACACCCTTTTGAGATTACTAAAAAACCCAACTACAGACTTTTTTAAAATGCACCGGTCCGGCCATATAGACTTCCCTAGGGGAAAGCTGGGGGGATTCGCTGGCGGTTTTTTTGCATTGTTCACTCCTGGGTGCTCACTGCTTGATACGACGAGGGGGCCGAAGGGCCGTGGTCGAAAAACTGGCCTTTTCGAACCAATTAATCACGAAAGGGCGTTAACCGGGACATTAAATTTGGCAGCTAAATTGTTATGCCTTGAAAGAGCTTCAAGAGGATCTTTTATGATTATTAGGTCCATAGATCAACTTCTTCAGTGTATGACTTCAGAAGTAATCGGAGCAATAATGCACCTAGAAGGAGCAGAAGCGATTGATGAAAATCTCAACTGCCTGGAAGTATTGTATGCAGCGGGCCTACGCTCCCTAGGGATCACTTGGAGTCGTGGAAATATTTTTGGTACTGGCGTTTCGTTAGATCACTTTCCTGGAACTCCAGACATAGGACCCGGCCTCACTAAACAAGGTCGGAGGCTGGTGTCAGCCTGCAATCAATTAGGCATATTGATTGACCTATCCCATCTGAATGAAAAAGGCTTTTGGGACGTAGCAGCTTTATCAGATAAACCTCTCGTTGCAACCCACTCTAATTCCCATACTCTATGTCCGTCACCGCGAAACCTAACGGATAAACAGCTCTTTGAGGTAGCCGGAACCGGAGGTGTAGTAGGCATAAATTTTGGGGTACGGTTCTTACGCGAAGACGGCAAAGAAGCTCCCTCAACCCCCATCGCCGAGATTGTTAACCATGTAAATTACCTAGTCGACACCATAGGGATTCACCACGTAGCATTCGGCTCAGATTTTGACGGGACCACAATACCTAATTCCATGGGGGATGTTCGAGGTTTACCGAAATTAATTAATGCTCTCCGAAAAATCGGTTACGGAGATAATGACCTTAAAAAGATCGCTTCCGAGAACTGGGCGCGTGTTCTCAAAACAACCTGGCGGCAATAATCTCAATCAGCTTGCTGTTTCGCTTGCCTTGGCGGTAGAGTCTCAGGAACGTATGCGGCAAATATAGCTGCGGCGCAGAAACCCACACCACCAGCTAAAACGGTCGCTAGCGGTAAGCTCACCGCACTAGCTACAACACCTACCAATAACGGGCCTGCAGTTGATCCAGTATCACCAATCAATCTCAATATTCCGAGAAATTCCCCAAGCGCTTGACGCGGTGCTAAATCAGCACCTAGTGTCATCATGCTGCCAGACCCAAGCCCATTACCTATGCCAATGACAAATCCAATCAACAAAAGTCCAATAAAGGATTCAGCTATTGGAATAGCTACTAGACCGATACCCTGGAGAAGGAAGCTCGGTACAATCGCATACTTCCTTCCGAATCGATCCATGATGTACCCAGCGGGAATAAACATCAACATATCCACGAGGGCAGCACCACTCACCACCCAACCGACGGCTTGTACATCTAGACCGATTACCTCGGAGGCATACAAGGGTATGATGGCTTCACGGGCTCTTCTGACCAGTTGAACCATGATTTGTCCAACACCAGCGGCCCCCAGAACCCTGTTCTGACTGCGATAGATCATTAGTAAGGCAGTCTTCATGGTACTAGAACGGGTTTCACGTATATTGCTTGTCTCAACGAATAAAACGGAACACAATAAAGCCATTATCACCAGGAACCCGTAAACGAGGAAAGCGAATTTTAAACCGAACAATCCCGCAACTAGTCCTCCGATCGCTGGACCAAGGAAAACTCCGGCCCGGGCAAGACCCCCAAAAAGTGCTAATTCCCGACCCCTACCTTGGGGCTTAGTTACCTCCGTTATATAAGCGTGTCTGGATAAGTTGAACATGGCTGTACCGACACCACCAACTATGCGGGCTAAAATTACCTGCCAGACA is part of the Trueperaceae bacterium genome and encodes:
- a CDS encoding peptidase, which gives rise to MIKVFDGHNDTLLRLLKNPTTDFFKMHRSGHIDFPRGKLGGFAGGFFALFTPGCSLLDTTRGPKGRGRKTGLFEPINHERALTGTLNLAAKLLCLERASRGSFMIIRSIDQLLQCMTSEVIGAIMHLEGAEAIDENLNCLEVLYAAGLRSLGITWSRGNIFGTGVSLDHFPGTPDIGPGLTKQGRRLVSACNQLGILIDLSHLNEKGFWDVAALSDKPLVATHSNSHTLCPSPRNLTDKQLFEVAGTGGVVGINFGVRFLREDGKEAPSTPIAEIVNHVNYLVDTIGIHHVAFGSDFDGTTIPNSMGDVRGLPKLINALRKIGYGDNDLKKIASENWARVLKTTWRQ
- a CDS encoding MFS transporter, whose product is MDSLFLSVHFPQLLLQIGYGILIPVLPLFVADFGVGYGMIGLALGGMALGTVVADFPAGALLRVFDRKSVMIGGLVILGVSVIMLFWCSAVWQVILARIVGGVGTAMFNLSRHAYITEVTKPQGRGRELALFGGLARAGVFLGPAIGGLVAGLFGLKFAFLVYGFLVIMALLCSVLFVETSNIRETRSSTMKTALLMIYRSQNRVLGAAGVGQIMVQLVRRAREAIIPLYASEVIGLDVQAVGWVVSGAALVDMLMFIPAGYIMDRFGRKYAIVPSFLLQGIGLVAIPIAESFIGLLLIGFVIGIGNGLGSGSMMTLGADLAPRQALGEFLGILRLIGDTGSTAGPLLVGVVASAVSLPLATVLAGGVGFCAAAIFAAYVPETLPPRQAKQQAD